The stretch of DNA TTCTAAGCGATGGCTTGCACGCTTTGCTTGACGCCTTCTCGACCATTATGCTTTTTGTGGCGATTCGCGCCTCGCTTAAGCCGCCCGACGAGGAGCACATGTATGGGCATGAGAAGTTTGAAGCCATAGGCGGGTTAATAGGCGGCTTAGTCCTAATAGGCGTTGCAATCTTGATATTCTACGAAGCGGCAACCCGATTGATGGGAAACATCCGGGTTAATGAAGGATTAGAGTTCGCGGGTTACTTTGCAATCGGCTACACGCTGTGCATAGACTTTTTCAGGATAGCAATCTTCAGAAAAGTGAAAAGCAGCGAGAGCACATCAATTAAAGCGGGATTCTACGACGCCATTTCAGATTTAAGTTCAACAATCATCGCTCTTCTAGGCTTCGGCCTAGCCACTTTGGGATTCTCTAATGGGGATTCATTTGCATCAATATTTCTCGGTTGTATGCTCAGCTACTTAAGCATCAAACTGGCGCGAACAAGCATAATGGAACTAAGCGACACAGCATCGAAAGAAATGGTGCAGAAAATCAGAAAAGAAATCCTCTCCAACGAAGGCGCACTGAAATGCGAAAGCCTAAAAGTTAGAAAAGTAAGCTCAAAAACATTCATCGAAACCACGGTGCAAGTTTCAAACCGCACGAGCCTCGAGGAAGCCCACGCTTTATCGTCAAAAATTGAGGCAGACTTGACTAAAGCTTTTGGAAATGTCGACGCGACAATTCACATAGAACCATCTGAAAGGGAAACACAGATGGAGCAGCTTGTGGAGAAGCTGGCAATGGTAGACGGCGTCAAAGAAGTGCATGACATCAAAGCTGTTTACGCTGGCGGAAAACTTTACATCACTTTGCACGCTTACGTAGACCCAAAGCTTTCCGTGGAAGAAGCACATGAAATCGCTGAGGAAATTGAAGGCAGGATGCACTCTGAAATAAAGCAGCTAGAAAACGTGACGGTTCACGTTGAACCCTGCGGCGCAGACGCGCGCATGAAGGAAATAGACGAGAAAGAACTGGAAGGAATAATCCATGAAATGGCAGCAAACGTTGAACACGGCTTGTACGTCAAGAACGTGGTAACCTACGTGGCTGAGGGAAAACGGTACATAAACATGGATTGCTGCTTCATGAAACAAGTTTCAATCACGGATGCACATGAGATTGCCTCGCGAATTGAAGCAGAAATAAAAACACATTTCGTAGACGCAGCAGTTACTGTGCACATTGAGCCACATTGCGTGAGAACGTGAAGCGCTAACTCCTCTAAAAAATGCAAAACTAAAAAAGAAAAAGAAAGTGAGAGGTCTAATCGAGTTTGACTTCTGCTATCGGCGACAAATCAATCAGACTGTTTAGTTTGACTTTAGCGTTAGAAACTGTGTAAAGCGTGTTGCCAATGTAAAGAGCTCTATTAACATTCGCGTTGTAATCTATAATGTATGGTTCACTGGTAGCGTTTTCCTGATGTGTTATACCGTCTCTAAATTCGAAGCCGCCTGTAAGAGTCAGTTTGAAAACGTACGCGCCTTGCCAATAGCCGCCTTCTGCCACGTATTCTTTTTCAGCGCCACCGCCTACGTGGCCGTACTGCGTTATGGATACTGGAATAACGAGGAGTTCCTTCTGCTTATCAAACAGGAAAGCTTTCGGCTCATAGAGCGCATCGGAGTATGTCCAGTCGCCTTCGACAATGTACTTCGCGGTTTCCGTAGGAGCGTTAACGTTTGTGACATCGAACAGCGACAACTTCACAGTGTTATTCTCCATGCCTATGCCAATCACATGGTTAGAGTCATAAGGATGCAGATAGCTTGAATAGCCGGGAATTTTCAGTTGCCCAGCCACTTTAGGTTGAGTTGGATCAGACAAATCCACTACGAAGAAGGGGTCTTTCTGCTCAAACGTTACCACATAGCATTTGTCACCCATGAACCTTGTTGATTGTATAGTCTCACGCTCTTCAAATTTCGGAAGCAAAAGCTCGCCTACCTTTGCAAGGTTTATATCAAGCACGGAAACATAGTTCATCGTTGTTTCTTTCTGCCAAGTTGTGGTTAACCTGAAGTAGCCGCCATATTCATCCATAGCGTACTGGTTGAGAACATAGCCTGCGACGCTGCCCTTAGCTTCAAATGCTAAAGCGCTACCGTCTACGCGTACTCTGTAGATTGAAGTGAACTGTCCTTCGTCGCTCCAAGTAGGATATGTCACATAGATATTGCCCAGTGAAACGTA from Candidatus Bathyarchaeota archaeon encodes:
- a CDS encoding beta-propeller domain-containing protein encodes the protein YVSLGNIYVTYPTWSDEGQFTSIYRVRVDGSALAFEAKGSVAGYVLNQYAMDEYGGYFRLTTTWQKETTMNYVSVLDINLAKVGELLLPKFEERETIQSTRFMGDKCYVVTFEQKDPFFVVDLSDPTQPKVAGQLKIPGYSSYLHPYDSNHVIGIGMENNTVKLSLFDVTNVNAPTETAKYIVEGDWTYSDALYEPKAFLFDKQKELLVIPVSITQYGHVGGGAEKEYVAEGGYWQGAYVFKLTLTGGFEFRDGITHQENATSEPYIIDYNANVNRALYIGNTLYTVSNAKVKLNSLIDLSPIAEVKLD
- a CDS encoding cation-efflux pump, translating into MPEPSEGACKLRTLKLSAIAITSVVIIEVVVGLVVNSLAVLSDGLHALLDAFSTIMLFVAIRASLKPPDEEHMYGHEKFEAIGGLIGGLVLIGVAILIFYEAATRLMGNIRVNEGLEFAGYFAIGYTLCIDFFRIAIFRKVKSSESTSIKAGFYDAISDLSSTIIALLGFGLATLGFSNGDSFASIFLGCMLSYLSIKLARTSIMELSDTASKEMVQKIRKEILSNEGALKCESLKVRKVSSKTFIETTVQVSNRTSLEEAHALSSKIEADLTKAFGNVDATIHIEPSERETQMEQLVEKLAMVDGVKEVHDIKAVYAGGKLYITLHAYVDPKLSVEEAHEIAEEIEGRMHSEIKQLENVTVHVEPCGADARMKEIDEKELEGIIHEMAANVEHGLYVKNVVTYVAEGKRYINMDCCFMKQVSITDAHEIASRIEAEIKTHFVDAAVTVHIEPHCVRT